The Acidicapsa acidisoli genome contains a region encoding:
- a CDS encoding PaaI family thioesterase, whose protein sequence is MSDSLSDTSAEGLTPLVHGARNRCFGCGQANPAGLKLEFAKSPEGAVVSKAVISDQYEGPPGCVHGGIIATMLDEAMSKANRVRGVTAMTRQMQVEYLSPVPSGAPIRIEGRVNRSEGRKHWAAATIQAEDGMVLARATGLFIAIRT, encoded by the coding sequence TTGTCAGATTCCTTGTCCGATACCTCCGCCGAAGGACTCACACCACTCGTCCACGGCGCGCGGAATCGCTGCTTCGGCTGCGGCCAGGCCAATCCCGCGGGCCTGAAGCTGGAATTCGCAAAGTCTCCCGAAGGGGCCGTCGTCTCCAAAGCCGTAATCTCAGACCAATACGAAGGTCCTCCCGGCTGCGTTCACGGCGGCATCATCGCGACAATGCTCGACGAAGCCATGAGCAAAGCAAACCGCGTTCGCGGAGTAACTGCCATGACCCGCCAGATGCAAGTCGAATATCTAAGTCCAGTGCCATCCGGCGCCCCGATTCGCATTGAAGGTCGAGTCAACCGCAGCGAAGGCCGAAAGCACTGGGCCGCAGCAACAATCCAGGCAGAGGACGGAATGGTCCTGGCGCGCGCCACCGGTCTCTTCATTGCAATTCGAACTTAG
- a CDS encoding threonine dehydratase: MQLPTLSEIETAQAIIYRVMPPTPQYTWPLLNQRLSVHGHTEAWVKHENHTPVGAFKLRGALVYSSWLKQSQPDVHTLVAATRGNHGQGVGMAARLSGLHAVIVIPHGNSREKNNAMRAQGAELIEHGDDFQASLEYARELATRPGHAMVESFHPCLVAGTATYALEFLRATPPLDTIYVPIGLGSSICGVSAARNALGLKTEIVGVVAAESPSYALSFRERRIVEAPSQTHIADGLACRLPNSDAMQVIWENVARIIEVTDAEIASAMRALYEDTHNLAEGAAAAALAGALKERNSLRNSSPSIGIILTGGNVDRDLYAKILEGTL; the protein is encoded by the coding sequence ATGCAATTGCCCACCCTCAGCGAGATCGAAACCGCCCAGGCCATCATTTACCGGGTCATGCCGCCCACCCCTCAATACACATGGCCCCTGCTCAATCAACGACTCAGCGTCCACGGTCACACCGAGGCATGGGTTAAGCATGAGAATCACACGCCTGTCGGAGCCTTCAAACTCCGTGGCGCTCTGGTCTACTCGTCCTGGCTCAAGCAATCCCAGCCGGACGTTCATACGCTCGTAGCCGCCACCCGCGGAAATCACGGTCAGGGCGTCGGCATGGCCGCCCGTCTTTCCGGCCTGCACGCCGTCATCGTCATCCCCCACGGCAACAGCCGCGAAAAGAACAACGCCATGCGAGCGCAGGGAGCTGAACTCATAGAACACGGCGACGACTTCCAGGCTTCGTTGGAATACGCCCGCGAACTTGCCACGCGTCCCGGACATGCGATGGTTGAGTCCTTCCATCCGTGCCTCGTGGCTGGGACGGCCACCTACGCCCTCGAGTTCCTGCGCGCCACGCCGCCACTGGATACAATCTACGTTCCTATCGGCCTCGGCTCATCCATCTGCGGAGTCTCAGCCGCCCGCAACGCACTCGGCCTCAAGACCGAAATCGTCGGTGTAGTCGCCGCCGAATCGCCCTCCTATGCGCTCTCCTTTCGCGAACGCCGCATCGTAGAAGCGCCCTCGCAGACCCACATTGCCGACGGCCTGGCTTGCCGCCTGCCCAACAGCGACGCAATGCAAGTCATCTGGGAAAACGTCGCCCGCATCATCGAGGTCACCGACGCCGAAATTGCCTCCGCCATGCGGGCGCTATACGAAGACACCCACAACCTTGCAGAGGGCGCCGCCGCGGCAGCCCTCGCCGGAGCATTGAAAGAGCGCAACAGCCTTCGCAACTCATCCCCATCGATAGGAATTATTCTCACCGGCGGAAATGTCGATCGCGACCTCTACGCCAAAATTTTGGAAGGAACACTTTGA
- a CDS encoding superoxide dismutase, giving the protein MNRRTAIKQMSGLASAVLLTATSASQAGAQAASAPAAAPAGPFTLPPLPYAYDALEPYFDAETMHLHHDKHHQSYVDKLNAAVVGHPDLASKSVYELVANLDSVPEPIRKAVRNQGGGHANHSFWWETLGKGGAAPTGELAKAIDAKFGSFSSFQEKLTAEAVGVFGSGWAWLVALPGGGLDISSTPNQDSPLTAGHKPVLGIDVWEHSYYLKYKNKRPDYVKAYFSVVNWDAVSAKFAAKA; this is encoded by the coding sequence ATGAATCGCAGAACAGCTATCAAGCAAATGAGCGGTCTTGCCAGCGCGGTCCTATTGACCGCTACGAGCGCGAGTCAAGCAGGTGCGCAGGCTGCCTCGGCTCCGGCGGCCGCGCCTGCCGGACCTTTTACGCTGCCTCCGCTGCCGTACGCATACGATGCGCTTGAGCCTTACTTCGATGCGGAGACGATGCATCTGCATCATGACAAACATCACCAGTCGTATGTGGACAAGCTGAATGCTGCGGTCGTTGGGCATCCGGATTTAGCCAGCAAATCGGTCTATGAACTTGTCGCTAATTTGGATTCTGTGCCGGAACCGATTCGCAAGGCAGTGCGCAACCAGGGCGGCGGTCACGCGAATCACTCGTTCTGGTGGGAGACGCTCGGCAAGGGCGGCGCTGCTCCGACGGGCGAGCTGGCCAAGGCGATCGATGCAAAATTTGGCAGTTTTTCAAGCTTTCAGGAGAAGCTAACGGCGGAAGCAGTCGGAGTCTTTGGCAGCGGCTGGGCGTGGCTGGTCGCTTTGCCGGGCGGAGGGCTGGATATATCTTCGACGCCGAATCAGGATAGTCCGCTGACGGCTGGGCATAAGCCAGTCCTGGGAATCGATGTGTGGGAACACTCCTATTACCTGAAATATAAGAACAAGCGGCCGGATTATGTGAAGGCCTACTTCTCGGTTGTGAATTGGGACGCGGTGAGCGCGAAATTTGCCGCCAAGGCGTAA
- a CDS encoding AMP-binding protein, with product MKVFPPQETALASIEFHARLKPDFPAVLEPVKEPGKSAFTYSQFWQEIDALSTHLRQSGLQSHQVVVVLVQPGALAVLAVAAVMRHCCCAPLNPNLTASEIESHLVAMHAAAIVLTPEFEAARQIALRLGITVLLGHMGDAGAVWNIEKTADTTSANHFLPDLISGAAVLLNTSATTGRSKLVPLTGGNLEAMFRYTQTALALSASDRLLLVTPLYHAQGIVSTFAQLSVGGTIIATRGFEAASYPGWLQDLHPTWYTCAPAIHQAVVTVLENRPLKKPVSLRFVRSSGAAFTVKLARDLGRLLGVPVLNGYGMSETGAITSDALNLRPYRPGSVGRSVGPTIAIMDPSGKFLLPEAEGEIVVRGPSVMAAYANDPEANEAAFRDGWFRTGDIGRLDAAGFLFVTGRSKEMINRGGQKIVPEDVDRVFAAHPAVLAAAAFAVPHPTLGEDIACAIVPRPDSSTSEAELRRFASQKLAPFKVPRRVYFVDQIPRGETGKPRRHLLAERITQKPAASGISGTPSKTGLANNVINLIASPSAKSELSLPDLANDPTFRRLIEIWARVLKRDEIDQTEDFFTAGGDSLGAVNLLAEIDLRFGSDLQAEAASFLDNPTLANIATLLSNSVCSLSAASASSEVEVFPVREEPGRSPIFCIPGDGDEGLYFRRLASHLAGQLPLSIVRPVNTWHDSSLFTFERAAEKTIRAIQQVQPDGPYILGGYCYGGIVAFAAAHLLRKQGHAVKLVLFDVPSPGFPTMFRGFGTFAQRAVSEGRQFRRKNGAANPAVNFRRLIRRAMWFSIRPARRMLDRVNQPPALQWMLKQSQQGYLPLYHLKKLDVPILHFLSIEEHRPIRGNSRFGWRHVARRGITEQWISLDHDRLFQESNLSPISRAIAQWCGVSVEPSPLEELIKEPIEEPAQHQLA from the coding sequence ATGAAGGTCTTCCCTCCCCAGGAAACCGCCCTTGCGTCCATTGAATTCCACGCTCGTCTGAAGCCCGATTTCCCTGCTGTCCTTGAACCAGTCAAGGAGCCAGGCAAGAGCGCCTTCACCTACAGCCAATTCTGGCAGGAGATCGACGCGCTCAGCACCCATCTGCGCCAATCCGGCCTGCAATCGCATCAAGTCGTAGTCGTTCTCGTTCAGCCCGGAGCGCTCGCTGTCCTTGCGGTTGCAGCCGTCATGCGCCACTGTTGTTGCGCCCCTCTCAATCCCAACCTGACGGCCTCCGAGATCGAATCCCATCTTGTCGCCATGCACGCCGCTGCGATTGTTCTCACTCCGGAATTCGAAGCAGCCAGGCAAATCGCTCTGCGCCTCGGGATCACAGTACTCCTGGGGCACATGGGCGATGCAGGTGCCGTCTGGAACATCGAAAAAACCGCCGATACCACATCAGCCAACCACTTTCTTCCGGACCTGATTTCCGGCGCTGCCGTGTTGCTCAATACATCCGCGACAACCGGCCGCTCCAAACTCGTCCCCCTCACTGGCGGCAATCTGGAAGCGATGTTCCGATACACGCAAACCGCCTTGGCGCTCTCGGCATCCGACCGTCTGCTGCTCGTGACGCCTCTGTACCATGCCCAGGGAATCGTTTCGACCTTTGCCCAGTTATCGGTCGGGGGCACAATCATCGCTACCCGCGGCTTTGAAGCCGCAAGCTACCCCGGTTGGCTCCAGGATCTACATCCCACGTGGTACACCTGTGCCCCGGCAATTCACCAGGCAGTCGTGACTGTTCTGGAGAATCGTCCACTCAAGAAACCTGTCTCGCTTCGCTTCGTCCGCTCCAGCGGCGCAGCCTTTACCGTGAAACTCGCCCGCGACCTCGGACGCCTTCTCGGCGTTCCCGTCTTGAACGGCTACGGCATGAGCGAAACCGGAGCCATCACCAGCGATGCCCTCAATCTCCGTCCATATCGGCCCGGTTCAGTCGGCCGCAGCGTCGGCCCAACCATCGCTATCATGGACCCTTCCGGCAAATTTCTCCTTCCCGAAGCGGAAGGAGAAATCGTGGTGCGCGGACCCTCGGTCATGGCCGCTTACGCCAATGACCCGGAGGCCAACGAGGCCGCTTTTCGGGATGGTTGGTTCCGTACCGGTGACATCGGCAGGCTTGATGCCGCGGGTTTCCTGTTCGTAACCGGTCGATCGAAGGAAATGATCAACCGTGGCGGCCAGAAGATTGTTCCCGAAGACGTCGATCGAGTGTTTGCCGCACATCCCGCCGTGCTCGCCGCCGCCGCCTTTGCCGTTCCTCATCCCACGCTGGGCGAGGATATCGCCTGCGCCATAGTACCCCGGCCAGATTCGAGTACAAGCGAGGCGGAACTGCGTCGTTTTGCCTCCCAGAAGCTCGCGCCATTCAAGGTTCCTCGCCGCGTCTATTTCGTAGATCAAATTCCTCGCGGCGAAACAGGTAAACCCCGTCGCCACCTGCTGGCCGAACGAATTACCCAGAAACCGGCTGCCTCGGGGATCTCCGGAACTCCGTCTAAGACAGGCCTTGCCAACAACGTCATCAATTTGATTGCATCGCCTTCTGCGAAATCGGAGCTAAGCCTTCCCGACCTTGCCAACGACCCCACCTTTCGAAGGCTCATCGAAATCTGGGCTCGAGTCCTTAAGCGCGATGAGATTGACCAAACGGAAGACTTCTTCACCGCTGGTGGAGATTCCCTCGGAGCCGTCAATCTTCTGGCAGAGATCGACCTTCGCTTTGGCAGCGACTTGCAGGCTGAGGCCGCCAGCTTTCTCGACAACCCGACTCTCGCCAATATCGCCACGCTTCTCAGTAATTCTGTCTGTTCTCTCAGTGCCGCGTCAGCCTCCAGCGAAGTCGAAGTCTTCCCAGTCCGCGAGGAGCCCGGCAGGAGTCCAATCTTCTGCATCCCCGGCGACGGCGACGAAGGGCTCTACTTCCGCAGACTCGCCAGCCATCTCGCCGGTCAGCTTCCGCTCTCCATTGTCCGCCCGGTCAATACCTGGCACGATTCTTCCCTATTCACCTTCGAGCGAGCCGCCGAAAAAACCATACGTGCGATTCAGCAAGTCCAGCCGGACGGTCCCTACATCCTTGGCGGCTACTGCTACGGAGGTATCGTAGCCTTCGCTGCCGCTCACCTGTTGCGCAAACAGGGCCACGCGGTAAAGCTGGTGCTATTCGACGTTCCGTCCCCAGGATTCCCCACAATGTTCCGAGGTTTTGGAACATTTGCCCAACGAGCGGTCTCCGAGGGGCGTCAGTTCCGGAGAAAAAACGGCGCCGCAAATCCTGCCGTAAACTTCCGGCGTCTCATTCGGCGCGCAATGTGGTTTTCAATCCGGCCGGCACGCCGGATGCTGGACCGCGTCAACCAACCCCCTGCGCTGCAATGGATGCTCAAGCAATCGCAACAGGGCTATCTTCCCCTCTACCATCTGAAGAAACTCGACGTTCCCATCCTGCATTTTCTGAGTATCGAAGAACACCGACCCATCCGAGGCAATTCCCGCTTCGGCTGGAGACATGTAGCGCGTCGGGGAATCACCGAGCAATGGATTTCGCTCGATCACGACCGGCTCTTTCAGGAATCGAATCTAAGCCCGATCTCTCGCGCCATCGCGCAATGGTGCGGAGTCTCCGTAGAACCATCGCCCTTAGAGGAACTGATCAAAGAACCGATTGAGGAACCGGCGCAACATCAACTCGCATAA
- a CDS encoding c-type cytochrome encodes MRETGAGWRKRCFLAVVLSFASVLWGCRAGQELTPQQAEGQHLYSVRCAHCHEDNDLALKPPPPNIHGAMSRTKLPSGAPATDAEVRRLVLVGKGKMPSFSGRFTEEQMAALLAYLHTDMRLPH; translated from the coding sequence ATGAGGGAGACCGGTGCAGGGTGGCGGAAGCGATGCTTCCTCGCAGTTGTCCTCAGCTTTGCCTCAGTTTTGTGGGGATGCCGGGCCGGGCAGGAGCTAACGCCGCAACAGGCCGAGGGGCAGCACCTTTACTCAGTGCGATGTGCGCATTGCCACGAGGACAACGACCTGGCGCTGAAGCCGCCGCCGCCGAATATTCATGGCGCAATGAGCAGGACAAAGCTACCGAGCGGCGCTCCGGCAACGGATGCCGAGGTGAGGCGATTGGTTCTGGTTGGCAAGGGCAAAATGCCGAGCTTTTCGGGGCGATTTACCGAGGAGCAGATGGCGGCGCTGCTCGCTTATCTGCATACGGATATGCGGCTGCCCCATTGA
- the miaB gene encoding tRNA (N6-isopentenyl adenosine(37)-C2)-methylthiotransferase MiaB produces MATGKTFYIETFGCQMNAHDSEKVIGTLEQQGYAQVQVEEDADLLLYNTCSIRDKAEQKVFNRLNDYKKLHKLGKRFAVIGCVAQQEGEKIFERAPYVSLVAGSASYRKLPEMLARLEAGETRITGLDDRQTDLTFETEFTSRQNPYRGYITIIEGCDKFCAYCVVPYTRGKERSRGSDSVLEEARRIVDLGYTEIQLLGQNVNSFRDPQGKRSFAELLAALGEIPGIRRVRFTTSHPRDFTRDIVEVIDAVPTLCDHVHLPVQSGSSRILRMMAREYTREWYLERISWIKAAKRNIALTTDIIVGFPGETPNDFEQTVDLLNEVQYDAVFGFKYSPRPNTPALVMIDSISDVEKSTRLQVLLDRQREIQRVNYDKHLGEIMEVMVEGTNPGRGQITGRSSQNKPVNFTWGGPIAPAPGSYHRVRVTKTFPNSLVGEAV; encoded by the coding sequence ATGGCGACCGGAAAAACATTCTATATCGAGACCTTCGGATGCCAGATGAATGCCCATGACTCGGAGAAAGTCATCGGGACGCTGGAGCAGCAAGGGTACGCGCAGGTGCAGGTGGAGGAAGATGCCGACCTGCTGCTGTACAACACCTGTTCGATTCGTGATAAGGCGGAGCAAAAGGTCTTCAACCGGCTGAACGACTACAAGAAGCTGCATAAGCTGGGCAAGCGCTTTGCGGTGATCGGGTGCGTGGCGCAGCAGGAGGGCGAGAAGATCTTTGAGCGTGCGCCCTATGTCTCGCTGGTGGCGGGGTCGGCTTCGTATCGCAAGTTGCCTGAAATGCTGGCGCGGCTGGAGGCAGGGGAGACGCGGATCACCGGATTGGATGATCGGCAGACAGATCTGACCTTTGAGACGGAGTTCACTTCGCGACAGAATCCTTATCGCGGCTACATCACGATTATCGAGGGGTGTGACAAGTTCTGCGCCTACTGTGTGGTGCCGTATACGCGGGGCAAGGAGCGCAGCCGCGGGTCGGACTCGGTGCTGGAGGAAGCGCGGCGAATCGTTGACCTCGGGTACACCGAGATTCAATTGCTCGGGCAGAATGTGAACAGCTTTCGCGATCCGCAAGGGAAGCGGAGTTTCGCGGAATTGCTGGCCGCTCTAGGGGAAATCCCTGGAATACGGCGGGTGCGGTTTACGACCAGCCATCCGAGGGACTTTACGCGGGATATCGTTGAGGTAATCGATGCGGTGCCGACGCTCTGCGACCACGTGCACTTGCCAGTGCAATCTGGATCGTCGCGGATTCTACGGATGATGGCCCGGGAATATACGCGAGAGTGGTACCTGGAGCGGATTTCCTGGATTAAGGCGGCGAAGCGCAATATTGCGTTGACGACGGATATTATTGTGGGGTTTCCTGGGGAGACTCCGAACGACTTTGAACAAACCGTAGACTTGTTGAATGAGGTGCAGTACGACGCGGTCTTTGGGTTCAAGTATTCGCCCCGGCCGAATACGCCTGCGCTGGTCATGATTGACTCGATTTCAGATGTGGAAAAGTCGACACGGCTTCAAGTGTTGCTTGACCGTCAAAGAGAGATTCAAAGGGTGAATTATGACAAGCATTTAGGAGAAATAATGGAAGTAATGGTTGAGGGCACGAACCCGGGGCGCGGTCAGATCACCGGACGAAGTTCACAGAACAAGCCAGTGAACTTCACCTGGGGTGGACCGATTGCACCTGCGCCGGGGAGCTATCACAGGGTGAGGGTTACGAAGACATTTCCGAATAGCCTGGTGGGTGAGGCGGTTTGA
- a CDS encoding bifunctional nuclease family protein: protein MDVEMRIRGVMLDPNTNMPIVVLKDVASDTVLPIWVGIFEANAIQVEIEKLSAPRPMTHDLTRNLIQYMNSSLDRVVINDLRENTFYATLWLTHAGNSMTVDARPSDAIALALRADCPIYVAEPVLAVARLNPAGQPENPGTEDLRKWLEGLNDEDLGRYKM, encoded by the coding sequence ATGGATGTCGAAATGCGAATCCGTGGCGTGATGCTGGATCCGAATACAAATATGCCCATTGTGGTTCTGAAAGATGTGGCCTCCGATACTGTGCTGCCGATCTGGGTCGGGATCTTTGAGGCGAACGCGATTCAGGTTGAGATTGAAAAGCTTTCGGCACCTCGTCCAATGACGCATGATCTCACGCGAAATCTCATTCAATACATGAATAGTTCGCTGGATCGTGTTGTTATTAATGATCTTAGAGAAAATACGTTTTACGCTACGCTGTGGCTGACCCACGCCGGCAACTCGATGACCGTGGACGCTCGTCCGTCTGATGCGATTGCGCTGGCGCTGCGGGCGGATTGTCCGATCTATGTTGCTGAGCCTGTACTGGCGGTTGCCAGGCTCAATCCCGCAGGCCAGCCTGAAAATCCTGGTACGGAAGATCTGCGGAAGTGGCTGGAGGGATTGAACGATGAAGATCTGGGCCGATACAAGATGTGA
- a CDS encoding aldo/keto reductase — MSEILRTFKLGGDLEVNRLGFGAMRIVGDGVWSEPKDAGNSKRVLQRAVELGVNFIDTADAYGPAVSERLIGEALAPYSNGTVIATKGGLTRQGPAKWAPLGRPEYLIQQVELSLRFLKQETIQLWQLHRIDSKTPVEESLGAMKEMRKQGKIRHIGLSEVNVKEIKRARKVVEIVSVQNRYNLSDRVHEDVLEYCEKEGIAFIPWSPVAAGKLAQPGSKLDATAKKHGATVSQLSLAWLLKHSPVILPIPGTSSVEHLEENMKAANVRLSDAEWKEIETAAKG, encoded by the coding sequence ATGAGCGAAATCTTGAGGACTTTCAAATTAGGCGGCGACCTTGAGGTCAACCGCCTGGGTTTTGGCGCCATGCGCATCGTAGGCGACGGGGTTTGGAGTGAGCCGAAGGATGCCGGAAATTCGAAGCGCGTATTGCAACGGGCTGTCGAGCTGGGTGTGAACTTTATCGATACTGCTGATGCGTATGGGCCGGCGGTGAGCGAGCGGCTGATTGGTGAGGCTTTGGCGCCTTATTCAAACGGCACGGTGATTGCGACGAAGGGTGGACTGACCCGTCAAGGGCCTGCGAAGTGGGCGCCGCTTGGGCGTCCTGAGTACCTGATTCAACAGGTGGAGCTTAGTTTACGGTTTCTGAAGCAGGAGACGATTCAGCTTTGGCAACTGCATCGGATTGACTCCAAAACACCGGTTGAGGAATCGCTAGGGGCGATGAAGGAGATGCGGAAGCAAGGCAAGATCCGGCATATCGGGTTGAGCGAAGTGAACGTGAAAGAGATCAAGCGTGCGCGCAAGGTGGTGGAGATTGTCAGCGTGCAGAACAGGTACAACCTGAGCGACCGCGTTCACGAGGATGTGCTGGAGTACTGCGAGAAGGAAGGTATCGCGTTTATTCCGTGGTCGCCTGTGGCCGCGGGTAAGTTGGCGCAACCGGGCAGCAAGCTGGATGCGACGGCAAAGAAGCATGGCGCGACGGTGAGCCAGCTCTCGTTGGCGTGGCTGCTGAAGCATTCGCCGGTGATATTGCCAATCCCCGGGACGTCGTCGGTGGAACATCTCGAAGAGAATATGAAGGCGGCGAATGTGAGATTGAGCGATGCCGAGTGGAAAGAGATCGAGACAGCGGCTAAGGGATAG
- a CDS encoding DUF1572 domain-containing protein — MALKLTTSYLEDSIGVFRYYKRLAEGAMRQVSDEQLYVSLDPEMNSIAVIVKHMAGNMCSRWSDFLTTDGEKPWRDRDCEFELPPQGREGLMGLWETGWGMLFAALEPLTEADLLRTITIRGEAHSVMQAMNRQLAHYPYHCGQIVFLAKHLKHESWRCLSVPRGGSQEFNAKVAAGEASQR, encoded by the coding sequence ATGGCACTGAAGCTGACAACTTCTTATCTTGAGGATTCGATCGGGGTCTTTCGCTATTACAAACGGCTTGCTGAGGGCGCAATGCGACAGGTCTCCGACGAGCAGCTTTATGTTTCGCTCGATCCGGAGATGAATTCCATCGCTGTGATCGTGAAGCATATGGCGGGAAATATGTGTTCGCGGTGGAGCGATTTCTTGACTACGGATGGAGAGAAGCCGTGGCGCGACCGGGATTGTGAGTTTGAGCTTCCGCCGCAGGGGCGTGAGGGTCTGATGGGGCTTTGGGAGACTGGTTGGGGAATGCTGTTTGCTGCGCTGGAGCCGCTGACGGAGGCCGATCTTTTGCGGACGATCACGATTCGCGGCGAGGCACACTCGGTGATGCAGGCGATGAACCGGCAGTTGGCGCATTATCCGTATCATTGCGGGCAGATTGTGTTTCTGGCGAAGCATCTCAAGCATGAGAGCTGGCGGTGCCTGAGCGTGCCGAGGGGCGGGTCACAGGAATTCAATGCGAAGGTTGCGGCGGGCGAGGCCAGCCAGCGATGA
- a CDS encoding cupin domain-containing protein: MNGYFPEVITLKAESSTHRQYDNHAIANVNDHVVRIAAMTEPYHWHFHPNSDESFLVIEGRLSIEFEGGSRELDPGQLLTIPRGVRHRTRPIGARSVNLTFELAESETVAVVP; this comes from the coding sequence ATGAATGGATACTTTCCCGAGGTCATCACGCTGAAGGCAGAGTCTTCGACCCATCGCCAATACGACAATCACGCGATTGCTAATGTCAATGACCATGTTGTTCGGATTGCCGCGATGACAGAACCCTATCATTGGCATTTTCATCCAAACTCCGACGAGTCATTTCTGGTGATTGAAGGACGGCTTTCCATCGAATTCGAGGGCGGATCGCGCGAACTTGATCCTGGCCAATTGCTTACTATCCCTCGCGGAGTCCGCCATCGGACCCGGCCAATTGGCGCGCGATCAGTGAACCTCACGTTCGAGTTGGCAGAGTCTGAAACCGTTGCTGTTGTTCCCTAA
- a CDS encoding MATE family efflux transporter yields the protein MSQAPATEQGQHWKRELAALVNLAIPVVLSELGWMAQGVVDTIMVGRLGPAAIGAVAVGNAVFYTPSLFGIGLLLSLDTMVAQAYGRKDYDDCHRWLAQGIYLAAAITPVLMILVACASFGYGHFGITAEVATPASAYLRMLNWSLLPLLIYGATRRYLQGVGQVRVITITYVLANLLNWGGNWALIYGHLGFPAMGVRGSALSTVIARIGMAVSLTIFAWRYERKRGHPLFKHWAGPQWTRIRQLIRLGLPAAGQIILEVGAWNAATLSAGWLSPVALATHQIAINYASITYMVPLGISAAAAVAVGHAVGAGDKARARRAGWLSLALGSSFMVLAGIVFLVAPRPLIELFTHDPRVLAVGPSLLWIAAAFQIFDGVQTVCTGALRGLGETRAPMIANFVGYWILGLPLGLILCFVLKWGIYGMWIGLTLALIVISSSLLHRWYKASEKYNAEPA from the coding sequence ATGAGTCAAGCACCGGCGACCGAACAAGGCCAGCATTGGAAAAGGGAACTGGCCGCTTTGGTAAATCTCGCCATACCAGTCGTCCTCAGCGAACTCGGCTGGATGGCGCAAGGCGTAGTCGACACCATCATGGTCGGCCGCCTCGGTCCCGCAGCTATCGGCGCGGTCGCCGTCGGTAATGCTGTCTTCTATACCCCATCGCTCTTCGGCATCGGCCTCCTGCTAAGCCTCGATACCATGGTCGCGCAGGCATACGGACGCAAAGACTACGACGACTGCCATCGCTGGCTCGCCCAGGGCATCTACCTCGCAGCGGCCATCACACCCGTCCTGATGATTCTGGTCGCCTGCGCTAGCTTTGGATACGGCCACTTCGGCATCACGGCAGAGGTCGCAACGCCAGCATCAGCCTACTTACGCATGCTCAACTGGAGCCTCCTGCCGTTGCTCATCTACGGCGCAACCCGCCGCTATCTGCAAGGCGTAGGCCAGGTCCGCGTCATTACGATTACTTACGTCCTCGCCAACCTGCTCAACTGGGGAGGGAACTGGGCGCTCATCTACGGCCATCTCGGATTCCCCGCCATGGGTGTGCGCGGCAGTGCGTTGTCGACAGTAATTGCCCGCATCGGCATGGCCGTTTCGTTGACCATCTTCGCCTGGCGCTACGAGCGCAAGCGCGGCCATCCGCTCTTCAAACACTGGGCCGGTCCGCAATGGACTCGAATTCGCCAACTCATCCGTCTCGGTCTGCCAGCCGCCGGACAGATCATCCTCGAAGTCGGCGCATGGAACGCCGCGACACTCTCCGCCGGTTGGCTCTCGCCCGTAGCCCTCGCCACACACCAGATCGCCATTAACTACGCCAGCATCACCTACATGGTCCCGCTCGGAATCTCCGCCGCCGCCGCGGTTGCCGTCGGCCACGCGGTTGGCGCAGGAGATAAAGCCCGCGCTCGCCGCGCAGGATGGCTGTCGCTGGCCCTCGGTTCCAGCTTCATGGTCCTGGCCGGCATCGTCTTTCTCGTCGCACCGCGGCCGCTCATCGAACTCTTCACGCATGACCCGCGCGTGCTCGCCGTCGGCCCAAGTCTCCTGTGGATCGCCGCAGCCTTCCAGATCTTCGATGGCGTCCAGACCGTCTGCACCGGAGCCTTACGCGGCCTCGGCGAAACCCGCGCACCCATGATCGCCAATTTCGTCGGCTACTGGATCCTCGGCCTGCCACTCGGCCTCATCCTCTGCTTTGTCCTCAAATGGGGCATCTACGGCATGTGGATCGGGCTAACGTTGGCTCTCATCGTCATCTCATCGAGCCTGCTGCATCGCTGGTACAAAGCATCCGAAAAGTACAACGCAGAACCGGCTTAG